A genomic stretch from Amia ocellicauda isolate fAmiCal2 chromosome 23, fAmiCal2.hap1, whole genome shotgun sequence includes:
- the LOC136718912 gene encoding uncharacterized protein LOC136718912 → MKDCVYMFATLIIVYTAAVEEKWSAIEILLMQSQPVSPGENVTFYCKIPGSNNLTQQDVYRVKLLREGENVDMARWNKRKTGAEFLIKRVSKKDEGTYSCQLNVKNTFVVSRNWSSVFLRVRADADEKGSNSQHNWFVIVLAAVCGVVLLLSLVVWRILRKPKRRRAQVSIKTENSELYYNLPSALAMQRVPDRPTALDSSVYFVIE, encoded by the exons ATGAAAGATTGCGTGTATATGTTTGCCACCTTGATCATCGTTT ATACTGCAGCCGTTGAAGAGAAATGGAGTGCAATAG AAATCCTGCTTATGCAGAGCCAACCTGTGTCGCCTGGAGAGAACGTGACATTTTATTGTAAGATCCCAGGAAGCAACAATTTAACCCAACAAGACGTTTATAGAGTTAAACTTCTCCGGGAAGGAGAGAACGTTGACATGGCTAGGtggaataaaagaaaaactggaGCAGAGTTTCTTATAAAAAGAGTTTCCAAGAAGGACGAAGGGACATACTCCTGTCAATTAAATGTCAAGAACACCTTTGTTGTATCTCGAAATTGGTCTTCAGTCTTCCTGCGAGTGAGAGCTGATGCAG ATGAAAAGGGCAGCAACTCGCAACACAACTGGTTTGTCATTGTGCTGGCAgctgtgtgtggggtggtactACTTCTGTCGCTTGTGGTTTGGAGGATCCTAAGAAAGCCAAAAAGAAGGAGAGCCCAAGTAAG CATAAAGACTGAAAATTCTGAGCTGTATTATAATT TGCCATCAGCATTGGCTATGCAACG TGTACCTGACCGACCCACTGCACTAGATTCCTCTGTGTACTTCGTAATTG